Proteins co-encoded in one Aethina tumida isolate Nest 87 chromosome 7, icAetTumi1.1, whole genome shotgun sequence genomic window:
- the LOC109601805 gene encoding ras-related protein Rab-30, protein MNMDDYKFLFKVVLVGNAGVGKTCLVRRFTQGLFPPGQGATIGVDFMIKTVDVGNEKVKLQIWDTAGQERFRSITQSYYRSAHALILVYDISCQPTFDCLPDWLREIEEYASSKVLRVLVGNKIDREDREIPTHVGEEFAERHNMYFLETSAKESDNVERLFMQIAEDLMKQARSRDLPRYDSNATTINGKTSTIGDSSCCSKLQ, encoded by the exons ATGAACATGGACGACTACAAGTTCCTTTTCAAAGTCGTACTAGTTGGAAACGCCGGCGTCGGGAAAACCTGCCTGGTCAGGCGCTTCACCCAAGGCCTGTTCCCGCCTGGTCAGGGGGCCACAATTGGGGTGGACTTCATGATCAAGACCGTGGATGTTGGAAATGAAAAAGTGAAA CTGCAAATTTGGGACACGGCAGGACAGGAGAGATTCAGATCAATCACCCAGAGCTACTACAGGTCTGCACATGCCCTGATTTTGGTGTACGATATCTCTTGCCAGCCTACTTTTGACTGTCTGCCTGATTGGTTGAGGGAAATTGAAGAATATGCTAGCAGTAAAGTACTTAGGGTTTTAGTAG GCAATAAAATTGATAGAGAAGACAGGGAAATACCCACACATGTTGGTGAAGAGTTTGCTGAAAGGCACAACATGTATTTCTTAGAAACTTCTGCCAAGGAATCTGATAATGTTGAAAGACTGTTCATGCAAATTGCTGAAGActtaatgaaa CAAGCAAGAAGCCGCGATTTGCCTCGGTACGATTCGAATGCGACGACCATAAACGGCAAGACATCGACAATCGGCGATTCGAGCTGCTGCAGCAAGTTGCA GTAA
- the LOC109601803 gene encoding dehydrogenase/reductase SDR family member on chromosome X has protein sequence MFLIVGFCLVVVITGVAIVRSKKPLKLILAEAKYELMYNAVGSKGVLEDYLMRAKNKTELPLKPGKVAVITGGNRGIGKEVVKMFLKCDMTVVMGCRNIQAAEAMIKTLRDAGVEAGKTEVFNLDISVIESVKNFANKVKAKYPKINYAVNNAGIMFGPYIETKDGYESQFSTNYLGHFLLIHLLLPNIKAGGDENENARIVNVSSCAHLIGDIKFEDINNRKQYIPGAAYSQSKLAQVLFSNHLDNVLKESKSHVQVHSVHPGVVNTDLFDGTPLKNYAPWILKLFKSPRQGAVPIVYTCLSKDLEGKGGTYIHNCRIHETSELAKSVELQEKLFNFTNKLLKIDDFGK, from the exons ATGTTCCTGATCGTGGGATTTTGTCTTGTGGTCGTTATTACCGGGGTGGCGATTGTGAGGTCGAAAAAACCCCTCAAGTTAATTCTGGCTGAGGCGAAATACGAGCTGATGTACAATGCTGTAGGATCCAAGGGTGTGTTAGAGGACTACCTCATGAGGGCCAAGAACAAAACag AGTTGCCATTAAAACCTGGAAAAGTGGCGGTAATCACAGGTGGCAATCGTGGAATAGGAAAGGAGGTAGTCAAGATGTTCCTGAAGTGCGACATGACTGTCGTAATGG GTTGTCGCAACATCCAAGCAGCCGAAGCAATGATCAAAACTCTAAGAGATGCAGGTGTTGAAGCTGGAAAAACGGAAGTCTTCAACTTGGACATAAGTGTGATCGAGTCAGTTAAAAATTTCGCCAACAAAGTTAAAGCCAAGTatccaaaaataaactacGCGGTAAACAATG CTGGAATAATGTTTGGACCTTACATTGAAACTAAAGACGGTTACGAGTCCCAATTCTCTACAAATTATCTGGGACACTTTTTACTCATTCACCTTTTATTGCCCAACATTAAGGCTGGTGGTGATGAAAACGAAAACGCAAGGATCGTTAATGTTTCATCCTGTGCACATCTAATCGGGGACATTAAATTCGAGGATATCAACAATag GAAACAGTATATACCAGGTGCTGCCTACTCCCAATCAAAATTGGCTCAAGTGCTGTTCTCTAACCATTTGGATAACGTGCTGAAGGAAAGTAAAAGTCACGTTCAAGTCCACTCCGTTCATCCAGGCGTCGTGAACACGGACCTATTCGACGGCACTCCGCTCAAAAATTACGCACCttggattttaaaattgttcaag TCACCAAGGCAAGGAGCAGTACCAATCGTTTACACCTGCCTCTCCAAGGACCTTGAAGGCAAAGGCGGTACTTATATTCACAACTGCAGGATTCATGAAACAAGTGAATTGGCCAAGTCTGTCGAGCTGCAGgagaaattgttcaatttcacCAACAAGTTGCTGAAAATCGACGACTTTGGaaagtga